One genomic region from Equus asinus isolate D_3611 breed Donkey chromosome 10, EquAss-T2T_v2, whole genome shotgun sequence encodes:
- the HTR1A gene encoding 5-hydroxytryptamine receptor 1A — MDVLGPGQGNNTTSSEGPFGTRANATGISDVTFSYQVITSLLLGTLIFCAVLGNACVVAAIALERSLQNVANYLIGSLAVTDLMVSVLVLPMAALYQVLNKWTLGQVTCDLFIALDVLCCTSSILHLCAIALDRYWAITDPIDYVNKRTPRRAAALISLTWLVGFLISIPPMLGWRTPEDRSDPDACTISKDHGYTIYSTFGAFYIPLLLMLVLYGRIFRAARFRIRKTVKKVEKKGADSRLGASPAPQRKKSANGELGSREWRQGVENKAGGVLCANGAVRQGDDGAALEVIEVHRMGNSKEHLPLPSEAGAIPCAPAFFEKKNERNAEAKRKMALARERKTVKTLGIIMGTFILCWLPFFIVALVLPFCESSCHMPTLLGAIINWLGYSNSLLNPVIYAYFNKDFQNAFKKILKCKFCRR, encoded by the coding sequence ATGGATGTACTCGGCCCTGGACAAGGCAACAACACCACATCTTCCGAGGGTCCCTTCGGAACACGCGCCAACgctactggcatctctgatgtgaCCTTCAGCTACCAAGTGATCACCTCTCTGCTACTGGGCACGCTCATCTTCTGCGCGGTGCTGGGCAATGCGTGCGTGGTGGCCGCCATCGCTCTCGAGCGCTCCCTGCAGAACGTGGCCAACTATCTCATCGGCTCCCTGGCCGTCACCGACCTCATGGTGTCGGTGCTGGTGCTGCCTATGGCCGCGTTGTACCAGGTACTCAACAAGTGGACGCTAGGACAGGTCACCTGTGACCTGTTCATCGCCCTTGACGTACTGTGCTGCACCTCGTCCATTCTGCACCTGTGCGCCATCGCGCTGGACAGGTACTGGGCCATCACGGACCCCATCGACTACGTGAACAAGAGGACACCTCGGCGCGCTGCCGCGCTCATCTCGCTCACTTGGCTCGTTGGCTTCCTCATCTCCATCCCACCGATGCTGGGATGGCGCACCCCCGAAGACCGCTCAGACCCCGACGCGTGCACCATCAGCAAGGACCATGGCTACACTATCTACTCCACCTTCGGCGCTTTCTACATCCCGCTGCTGCTCATGCTGGTTCTCTATGGGCGCATCTTTAGAGCCGCGCGCTTCCGCATCCGCAAGACAGTCAAGAAGGTGGAGAAGAAGGGAGCGGACTCCCGCCTTGGGGCGTCGCCAGCCCCGCAGCGCAAGAAGAGCGCAAATGGCGAGCTAGGGAGCAGAGAGTGGAGGCAGGGCGTGGAGAACAAGGCAGGGGGCGTTCTGTGCGCCAATGGCGCGGTGAGGCAGGGTGACGACGGCGCCGCCCTGGAGGTGATCGAAGTGCACCGGATGGGCAACTCCAAAGAGCACCTGCCGCTGCCAAGCGAGGCCGGTGCTATCCCCTGCGCTCCCGCCTTCTTCGAGAAGAAAAATGAGCGCAACGCCGAGGCCAAGCGCAAGATGGCCCTGGCCCGCGAAAGGAAGACGGTGAAGACGCTGGGCATCATCATGGGCACCTTCATTCTCTGCTGGTTGCCCTTCTTCATCGTGGCCCTAGTCTTGCCCTTCTGCGAGAGCAGCTGCCATATGCCCACCCTGTTGGGCGCCATAATCAACTGGCTGGGTTACTCCAACTCTCTGCTCAACCCTGTCATTTATGCCTATTTCAACAAGGACTTTCAAAACGCATTTAAGAAGATCCTCAAGTGCAAGTTCTGCCGCCGATGA